A genomic segment from Melospiza georgiana isolate bMelGeo1 chromosome 17, bMelGeo1.pri, whole genome shotgun sequence encodes:
- the LOC131090877 gene encoding uncharacterized protein LOC131090877 — protein sequence MGYQLPAGHKGSAPKRSHLGFGAFLCPSVVVGKRLSLQRATSEPRSVPSGVPVPYRCPPSAPGPSRALPVPPERSRCPPSAPGAPRALPVPPERSRCIPSSPGAPERSRSIPSAPGASRALPVHPERSRCLPRAPGPSRALPVHPERSWSIPSAPGPSRALPVHPERSRCLPRAPGAPRALPVPPERSRCLPSVLGPSRALPVPPARSRSIPSAPGASRALPVPPARSRSIPSAPGASRALPVHPERSRCTRALPVPPERSRSIPSSPGAPERSRCPPSAPGASRALPVPPARSRCPPSAPGASRALPVPPARSRSIPSAPGASRALPVHPERSRSIPRAPGAPPALPVHPERSRYPPSAPGALRARLSPARRARPRRSGRERERGGPGSGFSRREIKGVQGNREPQGARSFSVPVCGCGY from the exons ATGGGATATCAGCTTCCTGCAGGTCACAAAGGGAGCGCTCCCAAGCGCTCCCACCTGGGCTTTGGAGCCTTCCTCTGTCCTTCGGTGGTGGTGGGGAAGCGTCTCAGCCTACAGAGGGCAACTTCAGAACCTCGGTCTGTGCCCTCGGGGGTCCCTGTTCCTTACCGGTGCCCCCCGAGCGCTCCCGGTCCATCCCGCGCGCTCCCGGTGCCTCCCGAGcgctcccggtgccccccgagcgctcccggtgccccccgAGCGCTCCCGGTGCCTCCCGAGCGCTCCCGGTGCATCCCGAGCTCTCCCGGTGCACCCGAGCGCTCCCGGTCCATCCCGAGCGCTCCCGGTGCATCCCGAGCGCTCCCGGTCCATCCCGAGCGCTCCCGGTGCCTCCCGCGCGCTCCCGGTCCATCCCGAGCGCTCCCGGTGCATCCCGAGCGCTCCTGGTCCATCCCGAGCGCTCCCGGTCCATCCCGCGCGCTCCCGGTCCATCCCGAGCGCTCCCGGTGCCTCCCGCGcgctcccggtgccccccgAGCGCTCCCGGTGCCTCCCGAGCGCTCCCGGTGCCTCCCGAGCGTTCTCGGTCCATCCCGAGCGCTCCCGGTGCCTCCCGCGCGCTCCCGGTCCATCCCGAGCGCTCCCGGTGCATCCCGAGcgctcccggtgccccccgCGCGCTCCCGGTCCATCCCGAGCGCTCCCGGTGCATCCCGAGCGCTCCCGGTCCATCCCGAGCGCTCCCGGTGCACCCGAGCGCTCCCGGTGCCTCCCGAGCGCTCCCGGTCCATCCCGAGCTCTCCCGGTGCACCCGAGcgctcccggtgccccccgAGCGCTCCCGGTGCATCCCGAGcgctcccggtgccccccgcgcgctcccggtgccccccgAGCGCTCCCGGTGCCTCCCGCGCGCTCCCGGTGCCTCCCGCGCGCTCCCGGTCCATCCCGAGCGCTCCCGGTGCCTCCCGAGCGCTCCCGGTGCATCCCGAGCGCTCCCGGTCCATCCCGCGCGCTCCCGGTGCCCCCCCAGCGCTCCCGGTCCATCCCGAGCGCTCCCGGTACCCCCCGAGCGCTCCCGGTGCGCTCCGGGCCCGGCTGAGCCCAGCGCGCCGAGCTCGGCCCCGGCGGAGcgggcgggagcgggagcggggcgggcccggctcCGGCTTCAGTCGCCGGGAAATTAAAGGGGTGCAGgggaacagggagccccagggcGCTCGGAGTTTCTCCGTCCCCGTCTGTGG CTGTGGCTATTAG